Proteins from one Bos indicus x Bos taurus breed Angus x Brahman F1 hybrid chromosome 19, Bos_hybrid_MaternalHap_v2.0, whole genome shotgun sequence genomic window:
- the LUC7L3 gene encoding LOW QUALITY PROTEIN: luc7-like protein 3 (The sequence of the model RefSeq protein was modified relative to this genomic sequence to represent the inferred CDS: deleted 1 base in 1 codon): MISAAQLLDELMGRDRNLAPDEKRSNVRWDHESVCKYYLCGFCPAELFTNTRSDLGPCEKIHDENLRKQYEKSSRFMKVGYERDFLRYLQSLLAEVERRIRRGHARLALSQNQQSSGAAGPTGKNEEKIQVLTDKIDVLLQQIEELGSEGKVEEAQGMMKLVEQLKEERELLRSTTSTIESFAAQEKQMEVCEVCGAFLIVGDAQSRVDDHLMGKQHMGYAKIKATVEELKEKLRKRTEEPDRDERLKKEKQEREEREKEREREREERERKRRREEEEREKERARDRERRKRSRSRSRHSSRTSDRRCSRSRDHKRSRSRERRRSRSRDRRRSRSHDRSERKHRSRSRDRRRSKSRDRKSYKHRSKSRDREQDRKSKEKEKRGSDDKKSSVKSSSREKQSEDTNTESKESDTKNEVNGTSEDIKSEVQRKYAQMKMELSRVRRHTKASSEGKDSVVLQNILRYIVLSQLFCSRLVPPLVCLFANYCPHL; the protein is encoded by the exons ATGATTTCGGCTGCGCAATTGTTGGATGAGTTAATGGGCAGGGACCGAAACCTCGCCCCGGATGAGAAGCGCAGCAACGTGCGGTGGGACCACGAGAGC GTTTGTAAATACTACCTCTGTGGTTTTTGTCCTGCGGAATTGTTCACAAACACTCGTTCTGATCTTG GACCATGTGAAAAAATTCATGATGAAAATCTACGAAAACA GTATGAGAAGAGTTCTCGTTTTATGAAAGTTGGCTATGAGAGAGATTTTTTGCGATACTTACAGAGTTTACTGGCAGAAGTAGAACGTAGAATTAGACGAGGCCATGCTCGTTTGGCATTATCTCAAAACCAGCAGTCGTCTGGG GCAGCTGGTCCAACaggcaaaaatgaagaaaaaattcagGTTCTAACAGATAAAATTGATGTACTCCTGCAGCAG ATTGAAGAATTAGGATctgaaggaaaagtagaagaagcCCAGGGAATGATGAAATTAGTTGAACAgttaaaagaagagagagagttgCTTAGGTCCACAACTTCG ACAATTGAAAGTTTTGCtgcccaagaaaaacaaatggaagtTTGTGAAGTGTGTGGAGCCTTTTTGATAGTGGGAGATGCCCAGTCCCGGGTAGATGATCATTTGATGGGAAAACAGCACATGGGCTATGCCAAAATTAAAGCTACTGTAGAAGAATTAAAA gaaaaattaagaaaaagaactgaagaacctGATCGTGATGAGCGTTTAAAAAAGGAGAAGCAAGAacgagaagaaagagaaaaagaaagggagagggaaagagaagagagagagaggaaaagacgaagagaagaggaagaaagagaaaaagaaagagctcgagacagagaaagaagaaagaggagtcGATCACGAAGTAGGCATTCAAGCCGAACTTCTGACCGAAGATGCAGCAGGTCTCGGGATCACAAAAGATCACGAagtagagagagaaggaggagcag AAGTAGAGATCGACGAAGAAGCAGAAGCCACGATAGATCAGAAAGAAAGCATAGATCTCGTAGTCGGGATCGAAGAAGATCAAAAAGCCGAGATCGAAAGTCATATAAGCACCGGAGCAAAAGTCGAGACagagaacaagatagaaaatcgAAGGAGAAAG AAAAGAGGGGATCTGATGATAAAAAAAGTAGCGTGAAGTCCAGTAGTCGAGAAAAGCAGAGTGAAGACACAAACACTGAATCAAAGGAAAGCGATACTAAGAATGAGGTCAATGGGACCAGTGAAGACATTAAATCTGAAG TGCAGCGTAAGTATGCACAGATGAAGATGGAACTAAGCCGAGTAAGAAGACATACAAAAGCATCTTCTGAAGGAAAAGACAGTGTAGTCCTGCAAAACATTTTGAGGTACATTGTTTTGTCTCAGCTATTTTGTAGCAGACTCGTG CCCCCGTTAGTGTGCCTCTTTGCAAATTATTGCCCACATTTGTAA